The Streptomyces sp. 135 sequence ACCCGCGCGGAGCTGCTGCGCATGGGCATCGACCTGCGCGACGTGGACCAGCCCATCGGCACCCTCTCGGGCGGCGAGCGCCAGTGCGTGGCGATCGCGCGGGCCGTCTACTTCGGCGCGAAGGTCCTGGTCCTGGACGAGCCGACGGCGGCGCTCGGCGTCAAGCAGTCGGGCGTCGTCCTGAAGTACGTGGCCGCGGCGCGGGACCAGGGCCTCGGAGTGGTCCTGATCACGCACAACCCCCACCACGCCTATCTGGTCGGCAACCGCTTCGTGCTCCTGAAGCGGGGTGTGATGTCGGGCTCGTACGCCCGCGACGAGATCAGTCTCGATGATCTGACCCGCGAGATGGCGGGCGGCAGCGAACTGGATGACCTCCGTCACGAGCTGGAGGGCCGCGAGGCCCCGTAAGGGGCGCGGGGAAGTGCGCGCTCAGCCCGAGAAAGGCCGCAGTCGCGTCTGCCGAGGCCCGCGCAGACGCGACTGCGGCCTTTCCGTGGCTGGCCGCGCAGTTCCCCGCGCCCCTCCGGGCGCGCCCCTTACTGGGCGCACACCCCGTAGCCCGTTGTGCGCGCCCCCGCGGGGGTGAGGCAGAATCGCCGCAATGAGCACCTACCGCGACCTCGCGCACCGCGGCTCCGCACGAGCCACCGTCCTGCGGACCGTAGGCACGCGCGAACGCCGATCCCTCCTGACGGCCCCCCGCGTCAACACCGTCGGCATCGACATCGGCGGCACCAAGGTGATGGCGGGCGTCGTCGACCCCGACGGCAACATCCTGGAGACGCTCCGCACGGAGACCCCGGACAAGTCCAAGAGCCCCCGCGTCGTCGAGGACACCATCGTCGAGCTGGTCCTGGACCTCTCCGACCGGCACGACGTGCACGCGGTCGGCATCGGCGCGGCCGGCTGGGTCGACGCGGACCGCAACCGCGTCCTGTTCGCCCCGCACCTGTCCTGGCGCAACGAACCGCTCCGCGACCGCATCTCCGGCCGCCTCGCGGTCCCCGTCATGGTGGACAACGACGCCAACACCGCCGCCTGGGCCGAGTGGCGCTTCGGCGCGGGCCGCGGCGAGGACCACCTCGTCATGATCACGCTCGGCACCGGCATCGGCGGCGCCATCCTGGAGGACGGCCAGGTCAAGCGCGGCAAGTTCGGCGTCGCCGGCGAGTTCGGGCACATGCAGGTCGTCCCCGGCGGCCACCGCTGCCCCTGCGGCAACCGCGGCTGCTGGGAGCAGTACAGCTCCGGCAACGCGCTGGTCCGCGAGGCCCGCGAGCTGGCCGCCGCCGACTCCCCGGTGGCGTACGGCATCATCGACCGCGTCAAGGGCAACGTCCCCGACATCACGGGCCCCCTCATCACCGAGCTGGCCCGCGAGGGCGACGCGATGTGCGTCGAGCTGCTCCAGGACATCGGCCAGTGGCTGGGCGTCGGCATCGCGAACCTCGCGGCGGCCCTCGACCCGTCCTGCTTCGTCATCGGCGGCGGCGTCAGCGCGGCCGACGACCTCCTGATCGGCCCGGCCCGCGACGCCTTCCGCCGCCACCTCACCGGCCGCGGCTACCGCCCCGAGGCCCGCATCGCCCGCGCCCAGCTCGGCCCCGAGGCGGGCATGGTGGGCGCCGCCGACCTGGCCCGCCTGGTGGCCCGCCGCTTCCGCCGCGCCAACCGCCGCCGCGTCGAGCGCCACGAACGCTACGAGCGCTTCGCCGAGGCCCGCCGCACCGACGACCGCACTTCCCAGGGAACCCCGTAGATGACCGTCCCCCGCCAGCCCACGCCCCCGGACCTCCCCGGCGCGCCCGAGCCGGGCCGCGACGGCGGCAGGACCGAGGACCGTCGACACATGATCCGCCGCCGCTGGCTGACGGCGACGATCATCGTGCTCCTCATCGGCATCCCCGCCGGATACCTGGTGATCTCCGCGAACCAGAGCCGCAACAGCGGCCGGGACAAGGAGGACAAGTACTCCGCGACCGGCCTCACCGAAGGCTGGCCCTCCAGGGTGCAGCGCCGCCTGTACGACGTGCCGATCCCGCCGTACTCGGCGGAAGTCGCCTACTACGAGACGAACAACTGGCGCACCAGCCGCCTCTACGTCCAGTTCCTGACGAGCAACAAGGGCCTGGACAAGTTCCTCACGCAGATCGGCACGAGCAGCGACAAGCTGGAGCCGAAGAACATCACCATCAGCAAGCGCGACCAGAAGGTGGTCGGCTGGGAGTTCACGGGCCCCGGCCCCTGGTCGGGCCTGACCCACGAACAGAAGGACCCGGTACCGACGCTGGACGTGGTCGTGGACCGCGCGAACGCCCAGCACCCGATGGTGTACGTGGTGTCGACGACGACGCCCTGACGACCGGCACGGCCTTCCTCACCCGGCGGCCGCCCACCCCTCATACACGGCCGCCGCCACCCCCAGGTCCTCCCACGCCATCCCCGCCGACTTGAACAACCGCGGACGGTCCTCCGCAGGCTTCGTCTCGCCTCGGACGAGGGCGGTCAGGGTGTGGAGGCGGGGCATGGTGAAGGTGCCCTCGGCGGCTGCGAGCAGGAGGTCGCCGCATTCGCGTGCCGCCACCTCGCGGGACTCCGCCACCACCGTGGCGCGGCCCACGAGCGCGGCGTCGACCTCTCGCGCGTCCGGTTCGTGGGAGCCGACCGCGGCGACCGTCGCGTGGTCGGGGAGCAGGGTGCCGTCGAAGAGCGGGGTCCGTGCCGTGGTGCAGCAGCAGACCACGTCCGCTCGGGCCACGTCGTCGGGGGCCGCCGCGGCCGCCGAGAGGCCCTCGGCGCGGCAGCGGTCGACGAAGGCGGCCACCCGCTGGGCGTTCCGGGCGACGACGTCGACGTGGCGCAGTCCCGGCCGCACCGCGCGCACCGCCTCCACATGTCCCCACGCCTGCGGCCCCGTGCCGAAGACCAGCAGGCGCCGCGCCTCCGGGACCGCCAGATGCCGGATCGCCACGCCGGACACCGCGGGGGTGCGCAGCGAGGTCAGCGCGATGCCGTCGAGGAGCGCCAGGGGAGTGTGCGTCATGCCGTCCAGGAGGACGTACAGCCCCTGAACGCGGGGGAGGCCGCGCTCCGCGTTGCCCGGCGTCACGGTGGTGATCTTCACGCCCGTGTACGACGCCGTCGCCGACGGCATCAGGAGCAGCTGGCCCCCGGGTACGTCCACGACACAGCGCGCCGGTTCCGCCTCGGGGTCGAGGCCCGACAGGAGGACCGCCTCCAGCGCGTCGATCGCGGCGGACATCGGGACGAGCCGGGACATGGCCGCGGCATCGAGGCGGGGCGGGGCGGAGGCTGGCGTCCGGTCACTCATGCGGTTCCTCACGTGCGGGCGGTGTGCGGGATGCGTCCCGCTCGGCCAGCCTGCCCGGGCGAGAGCGCCGCG is a genomic window containing:
- a CDS encoding ROK family glucokinase, whose protein sequence is MSTYRDLAHRGSARATVLRTVGTRERRSLLTAPRVNTVGIDIGGTKVMAGVVDPDGNILETLRTETPDKSKSPRVVEDTIVELVLDLSDRHDVHAVGIGAAGWVDADRNRVLFAPHLSWRNEPLRDRISGRLAVPVMVDNDANTAAWAEWRFGAGRGEDHLVMITLGTGIGGAILEDGQVKRGKFGVAGEFGHMQVVPGGHRCPCGNRGCWEQYSSGNALVREARELAAADSPVAYGIIDRVKGNVPDITGPLITELAREGDAMCVELLQDIGQWLGVGIANLAAALDPSCFVIGGGVSAADDLLIGPARDAFRRHLTGRGYRPEARIARAQLGPEAGMVGAADLARLVARRFRRANRRRVERHERYERFAEARRTDDRTSQGTP
- a CDS encoding sugar kinase, with the translated sequence MTVPRQPTPPDLPGAPEPGRDGGRTEDRRHMIRRRWLTATIIVLLIGIPAGYLVISANQSRNSGRDKEDKYSATGLTEGWPSRVQRRLYDVPIPPYSAEVAYYETNNWRTSRLYVQFLTSNKGLDKFLTQIGTSSDKLEPKNITISKRDQKVVGWEFTGPGPWSGLTHEQKDPVPTLDVVVDRANAQHPMVYVVSTTTP
- a CDS encoding ornithine cyclodeaminase family protein is translated as MSDRTPASAPPRLDAAAMSRLVPMSAAIDALEAVLLSGLDPEAEPARCVVDVPGGQLLLMPSATASYTGVKITTVTPGNAERGLPRVQGLYVLLDGMTHTPLALLDGIALTSLRTPAVSGVAIRHLAVPEARRLLVFGTGPQAWGHVEAVRAVRPGLRHVDVVARNAQRVAAFVDRCRAEGLSAAAAAPDDVARADVVCCCTTARTPLFDGTLLPDHATVAAVGSHEPDAREVDAALVGRATVVAESREVAARECGDLLLAAAEGTFTMPRLHTLTALVRGETKPAEDRPRLFKSAGMAWEDLGVAAAVYEGWAAAG